In the Rhizobium sp. CB3090 genome, one interval contains:
- a CDS encoding FxsA family protein, with the protein MRISLVPIVVFLMPLAEIAGFVIVGKMVGVWATLGLVILSALLGVALLRIQGIGILQRISAESRNGGDPGREMVHGAMIVVAAFLLMLPGFISDIIGLLLFIPAIRELAWKVLRKRIVVLGSSRAFRRGAGPGAGSASGPQTRPHGPGNVVDLDETDFHREPNRNSPWSDKKRLEE; encoded by the coding sequence ATGCGCATATCCCTTGTTCCTATCGTCGTCTTTCTGATGCCGCTTGCGGAAATCGCCGGCTTCGTCATCGTCGGCAAGATGGTCGGCGTCTGGGCGACATTGGGGCTGGTGATCCTCAGCGCACTTCTGGGTGTTGCGCTTCTCAGAATCCAGGGCATCGGTATCCTGCAACGCATTTCGGCCGAGAGCCGTAACGGCGGTGATCCCGGACGCGAGATGGTGCATGGCGCCATGATTGTCGTTGCCGCATTCCTGCTGATGCTACCGGGCTTCATCTCTGATATTATCGGTTTGCTGCTCTTCATTCCGGCGATCCGTGAGCTCGCCTGGAAGGTCCTGCGGAAACGCATCGTCGTTCTCGGCAGTTCGCGCGCCTTCCGGCGCGGAGCCGGACCAGGCGCGGGTTCAGCTTCCGGCCCGCAAACACGACCGCATGGACCCGGCAATGTCGTCGATCTGGACGAGACCGATTTCCATCGCGAGCCCAATCGCAACTCGCCTTGGTCTGACAAAAAACGCCTTGAAGAGTAG
- a CDS encoding Tim44/TimA family putative adaptor protein — protein MGANDFVTIFFLVAAVLIFFQLRSVLGRRTGNEKPPRDLYGSPDSATGPTVPDAGKVVTLPRRDSAEDEDRFAAIDAFAPAGTPLNDSLRELSKADPTFNPKEFVNGARMAYEMIVMAFADGDRKALKGLLSREVYEGFDAAITERETKGEKVKSTFVGIDKADIVTAEMKGTEALVTMRIVSQMISATYDKAGALIDGDAEAVAEISDLWTFSRDSRSRDPNWKLVATESEQ, from the coding sequence ATGGGTGCAAACGACTTTGTGACGATCTTTTTCCTGGTGGCGGCGGTGCTGATCTTCTTTCAGCTCCGGAGCGTTCTTGGCCGCCGTACAGGGAATGAGAAGCCGCCGCGCGATCTCTATGGTTCTCCCGATTCGGCCACGGGTCCGACCGTACCGGATGCCGGCAAGGTGGTGACCCTGCCGCGCCGCGACTCTGCCGAGGACGAAGATCGCTTTGCCGCCATAGATGCCTTTGCCCCAGCCGGTACGCCGCTCAATGACTCGTTGCGCGAATTGAGCAAGGCCGACCCCACCTTCAATCCGAAGGAATTCGTCAACGGCGCGCGCATGGCCTATGAGATGATCGTCATGGCCTTTGCCGATGGCGACCGCAAGGCGCTGAAGGGGTTGTTGTCGCGCGAGGTCTATGAGGGCTTCGATGCAGCCATTACCGAGCGCGAAACCAAGGGCGAAAAAGTGAAGTCCACCTTCGTCGGCATCGACAAGGCCGATATCGTCACCGCCGAGATGAAGGGCACGGAAGCCCTCGTGACGATGCGCATCGTCAGCCAGATGATCTCGGCGACCTACGACAAGGCCGGCGCATTGATCGATGGCGACGCAGAAGCCGTCGCCGAGATCAGCGATCTCTGGACCTTTTCCCGCGATAGCCGTTCGCGCGATCCGAACTGGAAACTCGTGGCGACTGAATCCGAACAATGA
- a CDS encoding murein transglycosylase A produces MTTSSQDFRLEPATFADLKGWKDDDPSGLFRAMENCRAYIRDVKPYRTGAVGLTANDLLALLDEAKGYEPKNAAEARAFFEERCQPFFIRRGDGGRGFVTAFYEPEISVSTTPDKTYRYPFYRRPDDLIDIDDTNRPADLDQSYLFGRLKDGIISAYPDRGEIDRGYLEGRGLEIAWAKSKVDVFFVHVQGAARLLYPDGRMGRITYAAKAGHPFSAVGRLLIERGVLDRATISMQTIRDWLYAHPQEVDEVLWHNRSYIFFREADVSDASLGPIAAAKVPLLAGRSLAVDRLIHTFGFPFFIQSESLTHLDDGKSFGRLMLALDTGSAIVGPARGDIFTGSGYDAGELAGTVRNDADFYILVPKAAAQRFG; encoded by the coding sequence ATGACAACTTCATCGCAGGATTTCAGGCTTGAGCCGGCAACCTTCGCCGATCTGAAGGGCTGGAAGGACGATGATCCTTCCGGCCTTTTTCGCGCCATGGAAAACTGTCGAGCTTATATCAGAGATGTAAAGCCCTACCGCACCGGCGCAGTCGGGCTGACCGCAAATGACCTCCTGGCCCTGCTTGACGAGGCCAAAGGTTATGAGCCCAAGAATGCCGCCGAGGCTCGTGCCTTCTTCGAAGAACGCTGCCAGCCCTTCTTCATTCGCCGCGGCGACGGCGGCAGAGGTTTCGTCACCGCTTTCTACGAGCCGGAGATCTCAGTCTCCACAACGCCGGACAAGACCTATCGTTATCCCTTCTATCGCCGACCGGACGATTTGATCGATATCGACGACACCAACCGGCCAGCGGATCTCGATCAATCCTATTTGTTCGGCCGTCTGAAGGATGGGATTATTTCCGCTTATCCCGATCGCGGCGAGATCGATCGCGGATACCTGGAGGGCAGGGGCCTGGAGATCGCCTGGGCCAAGTCCAAGGTCGATGTCTTCTTCGTGCATGTCCAGGGAGCGGCGAGATTGCTCTATCCCGATGGACGGATGGGCCGCATCACTTATGCCGCCAAGGCCGGTCATCCCTTCTCGGCCGTCGGCCGTCTGCTGATCGAACGTGGCGTGCTCGATCGCGCGACGATTTCGATGCAGACGATCCGCGATTGGCTCTATGCTCATCCGCAGGAAGTCGATGAGGTGTTGTGGCACAACAGGTCCTATATCTTCTTCCGCGAGGCCGACGTCAGCGATGCCTCGCTCGGCCCGATCGCTGCGGCGAAGGTGCCGCTTCTCGCCGGCCGCTCGCTGGCGGTCGACCGGCTGATCCACACCTTCGGCTTTCCTTTCTTCATCCAGTCGGAAAGCCTGACGCATCTCGACGACGGCAAGTCTTTCGGTCGGCTGATGCTGGCGCTCGATACTGGCTCGGCGATCGTCGGCCCGGCGCGCGGGGATATCTTTACCGGTTCCGGCTACGATGCCGGAGAGCTTGCCGGTACCGTGCGCAACGATGCGGATTTTTATATACTGGTTCCGAAGGCGGCAGCTCAGAGGTTTGGCTGA
- a CDS encoding Smr/MutS family protein — translation MASERQTKERKLSTDERILWGKVAKSTRPMPGRLADIEAFDEVLAAEAQAEEAARAGKAAVSAEPQTQPAPAKQPSGTHHLLERPVKRKIAKGRLALEARIDLHGLIQSEAHAMLLDFLLRAHQRGLRHVLVITGKGSSMGSEGALKRAVPMWFSKPEFRFLISSYETAAQHHGGDGALYIRLSRLKGERL, via the coding sequence ATGGCTTCAGAACGACAGACCAAGGAACGAAAGCTCAGCACGGACGAACGCATCCTTTGGGGCAAGGTGGCGAAAAGCACCCGGCCCATGCCAGGACGGCTCGCTGATATCGAGGCTTTCGACGAGGTCCTGGCGGCGGAGGCGCAAGCGGAAGAAGCGGCACGCGCCGGAAAGGCGGCAGTCTCTGCCGAGCCGCAAACTCAGCCGGCACCAGCCAAACAACCCTCCGGCACGCACCATCTGTTGGAACGCCCCGTCAAACGCAAGATCGCCAAGGGTAGACTGGCACTGGAAGCGCGGATCGACCTTCACGGGCTGATCCAGAGCGAAGCGCATGCCATGCTCCTCGATTTTCTGCTGCGGGCGCATCAGCGCGGCCTTCGTCATGTGCTCGTCATCACCGGCAAGGGCAGTTCCATGGGCAGCGAAGGCGCCTTGAAACGCGCCGTGCCGATGTGGTTTTCCAAGCCGGAATTCCGCTTCCTGATCTCGTCCTATGAGACGGCGGCGCAGCACCATGGCGGCGATGGCGCCCTCTATATCCGCCTGTCGCGGCTGAAAGGGGAGAGGCTGTGA
- a CDS encoding helix-turn-helix domain-containing protein, giving the protein MTPFGEAVRKLRARKGVSQKEMAAALNVTPAYLSALEHGKRGTPTFDLLQRVAGYFNIIWDEAEELFLLARFSDPRVVIDTSGLAPEYTAFVNKLAGRIRGLDAATIRELSQLLENAGKSG; this is encoded by the coding sequence GTGACCCCCTTCGGCGAAGCGGTGAGAAAGCTGAGGGCACGCAAGGGTGTCTCGCAGAAGGAAATGGCTGCGGCCTTGAATGTGACTCCGGCTTATTTATCCGCCTTAGAACATGGAAAGCGCGGCACGCCGACTTTCGATCTGCTGCAGCGTGTCGCGGGATACTTCAACATCATCTGGGACGAGGCCGAGGAGTTGTTCCTGCTGGCACGCTTTTCCGACCCGCGCGTCGTCATCGACACCTCAGGTCTTGCGCCGGAATATACGGCCTTCGTCAACAAGTTGGCAGGCCGGATTCGGGGTCTCGATGCAGCGACGATCAGGGAGTTGTCCCAGCTTCTCGAAAATGCCGGTAAAAGCGGCTGA
- the gyrB gene encoding DNA topoisomerase (ATP-hydrolyzing) subunit B: MTDISVTENGGNAEYGADSIKVLKGLDAVRKRPGMYIGDTDDGSGLHHMVYEVVDNAIDEALAGHADIVTVTLNPDGSVTVTDNGRGIPTDIHTGEGVSAAEVIMTQLHAGGKFDQNSYKVSGGLHGVGVSVVNALSVWLRLKIRRQGKIHEMSFTHGVADAPLKETGDAGTETGTEVSFMPSSLTFTMTEFDYATLEHRLRELAFLNSGVRILLTDKRHSDVKQEEMIYDGGLEAFVAYLDRAKKPLVEKPVSIRGEKDGITVEVAMWWNDSYHENVLCFTNNIPQRDGGTHMAGFRGALTRQITSYADTSGITKKEKVTLTGDDCREGLTAVLSVKVPDPKFSSQTKDKLVSSEVRPVVESLVNEALSTWLEEHPADAKVLVGKVVEAAAAREAARKARELTRRKGALDIASLPGKLADCSERDPAKSEVFLVEGDSAGGSAKQGRSRENQAILPLRGKILNVERARFDKMLSSQEIGTLITALGTGIGKDEFNADKLRYHKIIIMTDADVDGAHIRTLLLTFFFRQMPDLIERGHLYIAQPPLYKVTRGKSVQYVKDEKALEEYLIGQGLEDASLHLGTGEVRARQDLREVISDALRLRTLLDNLHSRYNRAVIEQAAIAGALNAELVSNPARAENLVNDVAKRLDIIAEETERGWSGGLTSEGGLRFERMVRGVKEVVILDMALIGSQDARLIDQLALRLKEIYDLPPKLVRRDGETEISGPRMLLETIFAGGRKGLTMQRYKGLGEMNAEQLWETTLDPNVRSLLQVKVADATDADGLFARLMGDEVEPRREFIQDNALSVANLDI, encoded by the coding sequence ATGACCGACATATCCGTAACCGAAAACGGCGGCAATGCCGAGTATGGCGCAGATTCCATCAAGGTTCTGAAGGGCCTTGATGCTGTGCGTAAGCGTCCCGGCATGTACATCGGCGACACGGATGATGGCTCGGGCCTGCATCACATGGTCTATGAGGTCGTCGACAACGCCATCGACGAGGCGCTGGCCGGCCATGCCGATATCGTCACGGTGACGCTCAATCCTGATGGCTCGGTGACTGTCACGGACAACGGCCGCGGCATCCCGACGGATATCCACACCGGCGAAGGCGTTTCCGCTGCCGAGGTCATCATGACCCAGCTTCACGCCGGCGGTAAGTTCGACCAGAATTCCTACAAGGTCTCCGGCGGCCTGCATGGCGTCGGCGTCTCCGTCGTTAACGCATTGTCCGTCTGGCTGAGGCTGAAGATCCGCCGCCAGGGCAAGATCCATGAAATGAGCTTCACCCACGGAGTCGCCGACGCGCCGCTCAAGGAGACCGGCGATGCCGGCACCGAGACGGGCACGGAAGTCAGTTTCATGCCGAGCTCGCTGACCTTCACCATGACGGAATTCGACTACGCGACTTTGGAGCATCGTCTGCGCGAGCTCGCGTTCCTGAACTCCGGCGTCCGCATTCTCTTGACCGACAAGCGCCATTCCGACGTCAAGCAGGAAGAAATGATCTATGACGGCGGCCTCGAGGCTTTCGTCGCCTATCTCGATCGCGCCAAGAAGCCGCTGGTCGAAAAACCGGTATCCATCCGCGGCGAAAAGGATGGCATCACCGTCGAAGTGGCGATGTGGTGGAATGACAGCTACCACGAAAACGTGCTCTGCTTCACCAACAACATCCCGCAGCGCGACGGCGGCACGCATATGGCAGGCTTCCGAGGTGCGCTGACGCGCCAGATCACCTCCTATGCCGACACCTCCGGCATCACCAAGAAGGAAAAGGTGACGCTGACGGGTGACGATTGCCGTGAAGGACTGACCGCGGTGCTTTCTGTAAAGGTACCGGACCCGAAATTCTCCTCGCAGACCAAGGACAAGCTGGTGTCGTCGGAAGTGCGTCCGGTGGTCGAAAGCCTCGTCAACGAAGCGCTGAGCACTTGGCTCGAAGAACATCCGGCCGATGCGAAGGTGCTGGTCGGCAAGGTCGTTGAAGCCGCCGCCGCCCGCGAGGCCGCCCGCAAGGCACGCGAACTGACCCGGCGCAAGGGCGCTCTCGATATCGCGTCCTTGCCCGGCAAGCTTGCCGACTGCTCCGAACGCGATCCGGCCAAGTCCGAAGTCTTCCTCGTGGAGGGTGATTCGGCAGGTGGTTCGGCCAAGCAGGGCCGTTCGCGCGAAAATCAGGCGATCCTGCCGCTGCGCGGTAAGATCCTCAATGTCGAGCGCGCCCGCTTCGACAAGATGCTGTCGAGCCAGGAAATCGGCACGCTGATCACTGCCCTTGGCACCGGCATCGGCAAGGACGAGTTCAACGCCGACAAGCTGCGCTATCACAAGATCATCATCATGACGGACGCCGACGTCGACGGCGCCCACATTCGCACGCTGCTGCTGACCTTCTTCTTCCGGCAGATGCCCGATCTCATCGAGCGCGGTCATCTCTATATCGCCCAGCCGCCGCTCTATAAGGTGACGCGCGGGAAATCGGTGCAATATGTGAAGGACGAGAAGGCGCTGGAAGAATATCTGATCGGCCAAGGCCTCGAGGATGCCAGCTTGCATCTCGGCACCGGTGAAGTCCGCGCCCGCCAGGATCTGCGGGAGGTCATTTCCGATGCGCTCCGCCTGCGCACCCTACTCGACAATCTGCATTCGCGCTACAACCGCGCCGTCATTGAACAGGCGGCAATTGCCGGCGCTCTGAATGCCGAGCTCGTCAGCAATCCGGCGCGGGCCGAAAACCTGGTGAATGATGTTGCCAAGCGGCTCGACATCATTGCCGAAGAAACCGAACGCGGTTGGAGCGGCGGCCTCACCAGCGAAGGCGGCTTGCGTTTCGAGCGCATGGTGCGGGGCGTCAAGGAAGTCGTCATTCTCGACATGGCGCTGATCGGCTCGCAGGACGCACGTCTTATCGATCAACTCGCCTTGCGTCTGAAGGAAATCTATGACCTCCCGCCGAAGCTCGTTCGCCGCGACGGCGAAACCGAGATTTCCGGTCCGCGCATGCTGCTGGAAACCATCTTCGCCGGCGGCCGCAAGGGTCTCACCATGCAGCGATACAAGGGTCTCGGCGAAATGAATGCCGAGCAGCTTTGGGAAACGACGCTCGATCCGAACGTTCGTTCGCTTCTGCAGGTTAAGGTCGCCGATGCGACCGATGCCGACGGTTTGTTTGCCCGGCTCATGGGTGACGAGGTCGAGCCCCGGCGCGAGTTCATCCAGGACAACGCACTCAGCGTCGCCAATCTCGATATCTGA
- a CDS encoding nitroreductase family protein yields MTSSNSRESQYPIDKLFLDRWSPRAYSNETMPEADLLTILEAAHWAPSASNMQPWRFVYALRGSENWEKFLDLLIEFNQGWAKSAAALLFVISRTHNGELGSAEQKPSYSHSFDAGTAWGFLALQAHLAGYAAHGMGGFHVEKSYEVLGIPQGFRVEAAVAIGKIGDKDQLPEKLREREVPNHRKPLSEVAFNGTFVAK; encoded by the coding sequence ATGACATCCAGCAATTCCCGCGAATCGCAATATCCGATCGACAAGCTCTTTCTCGACCGTTGGTCGCCGCGCGCCTATTCCAACGAAACCATGCCGGAGGCCGATCTCCTGACCATATTGGAAGCCGCCCACTGGGCGCCGTCCGCCTCCAATATGCAGCCCTGGCGCTTCGTCTATGCGCTGCGCGGCTCGGAGAACTGGGAGAAATTTCTCGATCTGCTGATCGAGTTCAACCAGGGCTGGGCGAAGTCCGCTGCCGCGCTGCTTTTCGTCATTTCGCGCACCCACAATGGCGAACTCGGCTCCGCTGAGCAGAAGCCCAGCTACAGCCACTCCTTCGACGCTGGTACGGCCTGGGGCTTCCTGGCGCTGCAGGCGCACCTAGCCGGCTATGCAGCTCACGGCATGGGCGGCTTCCATGTCGAGAAATCCTACGAGGTTCTCGGCATTCCCCAAGGCTTCCGCGTCGAGGCCGCCGTTGCGATCGGTAAGATTGGCGACAAGGACCAGCTTCCGGAGAAGCTCAGGGAACGTGAAGTGCCGAACCATCGCAAGCCGCTTTCCGAGGTCGCCTTTAACGGCACCTTTGTCGCCAAGTAA
- a CDS encoding DUF2218 domain-containing protein, giving the protein MPTSVSSVKTEHASRYLQQLCKHWSHRFTVEFNETAGKVPFSPETSVEFAADASALRMTLHVENPQDLERMQNVVADHLRRFAFREELDVVWTADTSRV; this is encoded by the coding sequence ATGCCTACGTCCGTTTCTTCCGTGAAAACCGAGCATGCCAGCCGCTACCTGCAGCAGCTCTGCAAGCACTGGAGCCACCGATTCACCGTCGAATTCAACGAAACCGCCGGCAAGGTGCCTTTCAGCCCCGAAACCTCCGTGGAGTTCGCGGCCGATGCCTCCGCTTTGCGGATGACCCTACATGTCGAAAATCCGCAGGATCTTGAGCGCATGCAGAATGTGGTGGCCGATCACCTCAGGCGATTTGCCTTCCGCGAAGAGCTCGACGTTGTCTGGACTGCTGACACAAGCCGCGTATAG
- a CDS encoding glutathione S-transferase family protein codes for MLVNGKWMEDWQPVQAKDEKGGFVRQTSSFRNWVTPDGRPGPTGEGGFAAEAGRYHLYVALICPWASRTLIGRKLKGLEDVISVSVVEPGLSKQGWRFGNSPGATDDPVNGASYMHEIYTKADPLFSGRATVPVLWDKRKGMIVNNESADILRMLNDGFGDLASHTIDLYPAGLREDIDAFNARIYPVLNNGVYRAGFATTQIAYEEAFNEVFDCLDWVEKELEGRDFLFADHPTESDIRLFVTLVRFDVAYHGLFKCNLRRLSDYANLQAFCRRMLDWPGVAETVNFDHIKRGYYSIASLNPTGIVPAGPALDELF; via the coding sequence GTGCTGGTGAACGGAAAATGGATGGAGGACTGGCAGCCCGTCCAGGCCAAGGATGAAAAGGGCGGCTTCGTTCGCCAGACCTCAAGCTTCCGCAACTGGGTGACGCCGGATGGGCGGCCAGGCCCGACGGGTGAGGGTGGTTTTGCTGCCGAGGCCGGCCGATACCATCTGTATGTTGCTCTCATCTGCCCCTGGGCCTCGCGTACACTCATCGGCCGCAAGCTGAAGGGCCTGGAAGATGTCATTTCCGTATCGGTGGTCGAGCCAGGCTTGAGCAAACAGGGCTGGCGCTTCGGCAATTCTCCTGGCGCGACCGACGATCCGGTCAACGGTGCCAGCTATATGCACGAAATCTATACAAAGGCCGATCCGCTCTTCTCCGGCCGCGCCACCGTGCCGGTGCTTTGGGACAAACGGAAGGGCATGATCGTCAACAACGAATCCGCCGATATCCTGCGCATGTTGAACGACGGCTTCGGCGATCTCGCCAGCCATACGATCGATCTTTATCCGGCCGGCCTGCGCGAGGATATCGATGCTTTCAACGCCCGCATCTATCCGGTTCTCAACAATGGCGTCTACCGCGCCGGTTTCGCAACGACGCAGATCGCCTATGAAGAGGCTTTTAACGAGGTATTCGATTGCCTCGATTGGGTCGAGAAGGAGCTGGAGGGCAGGGACTTTCTCTTTGCCGATCATCCGACCGAAAGCGATATCAGGCTGTTCGTCACGCTCGTTCGCTTCGACGTCGCCTATCATGGCTTGTTCAAATGCAATCTCCGCCGCCTGTCGGACTATGCCAATCTCCAAGCCTTCTGCCGTCGCATGCTCGATTGGCCGGGCGTCGCCGAAACCGTCAATTTCGACCATATCAAGCGCGGCTACTACTCGATTGCGTCGCTCAATCCGACTGGAATTGTCCCTGCAGGTCCGGCGCTCGACGAGCTTTTCTGA
- a CDS encoding fumarylacetoacetate hydrolase family protein, translating to MKLLRVGEAGKEKPALLDSDGKIRDLSAHVADIGGEAISPAGLAKIAALDPKSLPELAEGRIGACVAGTGKFICIGLNFSDHAAETGATVPPEPIIFMKASSAIVGPNDNVLIPRGSEKTDWEVELGVVIGKTAKYVSEADALDYVAGYCVSHDVSERAFQTERSGQWTKGKSCDTFGPIGPWLVTKDEIANPQNLGMWLKVNGKTMQNGSTKTMIYGVAYLVSYLSQFMSLHPGDVISTGTPPGVGMGMKPPQYLKPGDVVELGIEGLGTQRQTFLADA from the coding sequence ATGAAATTGTTGCGTGTTGGCGAAGCCGGCAAGGAAAAGCCGGCGCTTCTGGATAGCGACGGCAAGATCCGCGATCTCTCCGCCCACGTCGCGGATATCGGCGGCGAGGCGATTTCACCCGCCGGTCTGGCGAAGATTGCCGCGCTCGATCCGAAGAGCCTGCCCGAACTGGCGGAAGGTCGTATCGGCGCATGTGTGGCCGGCACCGGCAAGTTCATCTGCATCGGCCTGAACTTCTCCGACCACGCCGCGGAAACCGGCGCCACCGTGCCGCCGGAGCCGATCATCTTCATGAAGGCCAGCTCAGCCATCGTCGGCCCGAACGACAACGTGCTGATCCCGCGCGGCTCAGAAAAGACCGATTGGGAAGTCGAACTCGGCGTCGTCATCGGGAAGACCGCGAAATATGTCAGCGAGGCCGATGCGCTGGACTATGTCGCCGGTTACTGCGTCTCGCACGATGTCTCCGAACGCGCCTTCCAGACGGAACGCTCGGGACAGTGGACCAAGGGCAAGTCCTGCGACACTTTCGGCCCGATCGGCCCTTGGCTCGTCACCAAGGATGAGATCGCCAATCCGCAGAATCTCGGCATGTGGCTGAAGGTCAACGGCAAGACGATGCAGAACGGCTCGACCAAGACCATGATCTACGGCGTCGCTTACCTCGTCTCCTATCTCAGCCAGTTCATGTCTCTGCATCCGGGCGACGTCATCTCCACCGGCACGCCTCCGGGCGTCGGAATGGGCATGAAGCCGCCGCAATATCTGAAGCCGGGCGACGTCGTCGAACTCGGCATAGAAGGCCTCGGCACACAGCGTCAAACCTTCCTGGCCGACGCTTGA
- the phaZ gene encoding polyhydroxyalkanoate depolymerase — MFYQLYELNHAALAPFRAAADMMRLAYANPLNPLSHTMLGRTVTASLEVFERTTRRYGKPEFGLHETSIGGKVVSVHEKIVWNKPFCNLIHFERSLPAGHGSDPRILIVAPMSGHYATLLRGTVEALLPSADIYITDWIDARMVPMADGTFDLEDYIDYVIEMLHQLGPDTHVIAVCQPSVPVLAAAAVMEAAGDPLSPSSMTLMGGPIDTRINPTAVNQLAKDRPLEWFADNVIMNVPWPQPGFLRPVYPGFLQLSGFMSMNLDRHMTAHKDFFMHLVKNDGEPEKHRDFYDEYLAVMDLTAEFYLQTVDQVFIKHALPKGELTHRGQRVDPTAIRNVALLTVEGENDDISGVGQTKAAQTICTNIPEDMRMHYLQPDVGHYGVFNGSRFRREIAPRIVAFTREHSRTGRPVVKRVIKGGKSA; from the coding sequence ATGTTTTATCAACTCTATGAACTTAATCATGCCGCTCTCGCACCTTTCCGCGCCGCTGCCGACATGATGCGCCTGGCCTATGCCAATCCGCTTAATCCCCTATCCCACACGATGCTCGGCCGCACGGTGACGGCAAGTCTCGAAGTCTTCGAGCGCACCACACGACGCTACGGCAAGCCGGAATTCGGGCTACACGAAACCTCGATCGGGGGAAAGGTGGTCTCGGTCCATGAAAAGATCGTCTGGAACAAGCCTTTCTGCAATCTGATCCATTTCGAACGCAGCCTGCCCGCCGGCCATGGCAGCGATCCCCGCATCCTGATCGTCGCGCCGATGTCGGGTCACTATGCGACGCTGCTGCGTGGCACCGTGGAAGCCCTGCTGCCGAGCGCCGATATCTACATCACCGACTGGATCGATGCCCGCATGGTGCCGATGGCCGATGGCACCTTCGATCTGGAAGATTATATCGATTACGTCATCGAGATGCTGCATCAGCTCGGGCCGGATACCCATGTCATTGCCGTCTGTCAGCCCTCCGTGCCGGTTCTGGCCGCAGCCGCGGTGATGGAAGCGGCCGGTGATCCGCTGTCGCCATCGTCGATGACGCTGATGGGCGGCCCGATCGACACGCGCATCAATCCGACGGCGGTGAACCAGCTCGCCAAGGACAGGCCGCTTGAATGGTTCGCCGACAATGTCATCATGAACGTGCCCTGGCCGCAGCCGGGCTTCCTGCGCCCGGTCTATCCGGGCTTCCTGCAGCTCTCGGGCTTCATGTCAATGAACCTCGATCGGCACATGACCGCGCATAAGGATTTCTTCATGCATCTCGTCAAGAACGACGGCGAGCCGGAGAAGCACCGCGATTTCTACGACGAATATCTGGCGGTCATGGATTTGACGGCGGAATTCTATCTGCAGACCGTCGATCAGGTGTTCATCAAGCATGCGCTGCCCAAGGGCGAGCTGACGCATCGCGGTCAGCGAGTCGATCCGACGGCGATCCGCAATGTCGCACTGCTGACGGTCGAAGGCGAAAACGACGATATTTCCGGTGTCGGTCAGACCAAAGCGGCGCAGACCATCTGCACCAACATCCCTGAGGATATGCGAATGCACTATCTGCAGCCGGATGTCGGCCACTACGGCGTCTTCAACGGCTCGCGTTTCCGCCGCGAAATCGCACCGCGCATCGTCGCTTTCACGCGTGAACATAGCCGCACCGGAAGGCCGGTCGTCAAGCGTGTGATCAAGGGCGGTAAATCCGCCTGA
- a CDS encoding DUF2852 domain-containing protein — protein MNHQSALLRPDWTPATIALMILGFVVFWPLGLAMLAYILFGERLRDFKRDVNQRADGMFAGCGRHRGRYRQHFSTGNVAFDDWRRAELERLEEERRKLDEMRAEFDTYVRELRRAKDQEEFDRFMRDRNNVKRNGDGGPPSEFKTP, from the coding sequence ATGAACCACCAGTCAGCATTGCTTCGCCCGGATTGGACTCCGGCTACCATTGCCCTGATGATACTTGGCTTCGTGGTCTTCTGGCCTCTGGGTCTCGCCATGCTTGCCTATATTCTCTTCGGTGAACGCCTGAGAGATTTCAAACGGGATGTGAACCAGAGGGCCGACGGCATGTTTGCCGGCTGCGGCCGCCACCGCGGCCGTTATCGCCAGCATTTCTCCACCGGCAATGTCGCCTTCGACGATTGGCGCCGGGCAGAGCTGGAGCGCCTCGAAGAGGAGCGCCGCAAACTTGATGAAATGCGCGCCGAGTTCGACACCTATGTCCGCGAACTCCGCCGCGCCAAGGATCAGGAAGAGTTCGATCGTTTCATGCGCGACCGCAACAACGTCAAGCGCAATGGTGACGGCGGCCCACCTTCCGAATTCAAAACGCCGTAA